In Dryobates pubescens isolate bDryPub1 chromosome 15, bDryPub1.pri, whole genome shotgun sequence, the following proteins share a genomic window:
- the ZYX gene encoding zyxin isoform X2, with amino-acid sequence MASPGAPGTRMTATVSINISTPSFYNPQKKFAPVVAPKPKVNPFKAGGPSESSLPPPPGAGAQQALIGKVGEIPSVSTSQLVEELPLPPPPPPGEEESFSANCAFPPPPPPFEEPFPPAPDEAFPPPPPPMFDEGPVSTVSPPQVSPASTSHLEKPSAPKACVEIPSAPKDTPHSFPSKFTPKTSGVDLNPAPTPWTAPQQRKEPLAPVPPPPSLPPAQPTPKFNPPHVVGSPKSGTKPGGGVPTAQSNSARYPASLHTQCTAPSPSAPSAQPQPPTSTCEQQKERPQVQEKPRPTEQPAASKSMHRPTGSSADPPRGNSCLTMKEVEELERLTQRLMKDMEHPPPAEAATSELCGFCQKPLSRTQPAVRALDCLFHVECFTCFKCEKQLQGQQFYNVDEKPFCEDCYAGTLEKCSVCKQTITDRMLKATGNSYHPQCFTCVMCHAPLEGSSFIVDQANQPHCVNDYHRKYAPRCSVCSQPIMPEPGKDETVRVVALEKNFHMKCYKCEDCGKPLSIEADENGCFPLDGHVLCIRCHTARAKTAR; translated from the exons ATGGCTTCCCCAGGTGCCCCAGGGACCCGCATGACCGCCACAGTCAGTATCAACATTTCTACCCCTTCCTTCTACAACCCACAGAAGAAGTTTGCACCTGTAGTGGCCCCTAAACCCAAGGTGAACCCCTTCAAGGCTGGAGGTCCATCAGAGTCATCACTGCCCCCACCTCCTGGAGCTGGTGCCCAGCAGGCCCTGATAGGGAAGGTGGGGGAGATTCCATCAGTGTCCACGTCCCAGCTGGTAGAAG agctgccgctgccacctcctcccccacccgGAGAGGAGGAAAGTTTCTCTGCAAATTGtgcttttcccccacccccaccacccttTGAGGAGCCTTTTCCGCCGGCCCCAGATgaagcttttcctcctcctcctccaccaatGTTTGACGAAGGGCCTGTGAGCACGGTATCTCCCCCGCAG GTATCTCCAGCATCCACAAGTCACTTGGAGAAACCCTCAGCCCCAAAAGCTTGTGTGGAAATACCATCTGCACCCAAAGATACTCCTCATTCCTTTCCTTCAAAGTTCACTCCAAAGACAAGTGGAGTGGATTTGAACCCTGCCCCAACCCCATGGACAGCCCCACAGCAACGCAAGGAACCATTGGCACCAGTCCCTCcgcccccctctctccctcctgctcagcccaccCCTAAATTCAACCCGCCTCATGTTGTTGGCTCCCCAAAGTCTGGGACCAAACCGGGTGGTGGTGTTCCCACGGCTCAGTCAAACTCTGCGAGGTACCCTGCCTCCCTGCACACTCAGTGCACAGCTCCttcaccctcagctccctctgctcagccacagccccccACTTCcacctgtgagcagcagaaggaaagacCCCAAGTGCAGGAGAAGCCACGTCCCACAGAACAACCTGCTGCTTCAAAAAGCATG CACAGACCCACAGGCTCTAGTGCAGATCCACCCAGAGGAAATTCTTGTCTGACCATGAAGGAAGTagaagagctggagaggctgacCCAGAGACTAATGAAGGACATGGAGCATccacccccagcagaggctgctacTTCTG AGCTCTGCGGCTTCTGCCAGAAGCCCCTGTCACGAACCCAGCCAGCTGTGAGGGCCCTGGACTGCCTCTTCCATGTGGAATGCTTCACCTGCTTCAaatgtgagaagcagctgcagggtcAGCAGTTCTACAATGTGGATGAGAAGCCCTTCTGTGAGGACTGCTATGCT GGAACCTTGGAAAAGTGCAGTGTCTGCAAGCAGACCATCACAGACCGGATGCTGAAGGCCACTGGTAACTCGTACCATCCCCAGTGCTTCACCTGCGTGATGTGCCATGCCCCGCTCGAGGGCTCCTCTTTCATTGTGGACCAGGCCAACCAGCCTCACTGTGTGAATGACTACCACAG GAAGTACGCTCCCCGCTGCTCAGTCTGCAGCCAGCCCATCATGCCAGAGCCTGGCAAGGATGAGACTGTGCGTGTGGTAGCACTGGAGAAGAACTTCCACATGAAGTGTTACAAGTGTGAG GACTGTGGGAAGCCCTTGTCCATTGAAGCAGACGAGAATGGGTGCTTCCCACTGGATGGGCACGTGCTGTGTATCCGATGTCACACCGCCCGTGCCAAGACAGCccgctga